In the genome of Gemmatimonadota bacterium, the window GGCGAGAGCGCCGGCGAATGCGGCGCCCGCCCCCATACGCGCGTAGATGCGTGGCAACTTCACCGGAACTCCCTGTCATGAGAGTGGCAACGGCCCGGGGCTGCCTGCGCCGGTCGGGCCGATTCGATAATTGCGTGCGGGAACTGCTGGAATCTAGCCCCGCGCAGCTCCCTCAACAACCCTTGCCAATGCGCCCAGTGCGCCCAGTGAGTCAGCTCACGCGTTCCAGCCGCGGGTTGGGCCGGTAGCGCCGCCCTTGCTTGCCCAGCGGCCGGCCTTCCACCAGCACCACGTCGGCGGTGAAGTCGTAGCGGTCCTTGAAGAGCGAGGAGCCGACGCCGTAGGAGTCGACGGGTACGCCCAGCTCCTCGAAGTGGCGGATCTTTTCGGCGTCGAATCCCCCGGAAACTACGATCTGCACGTGGTGGAACCCCTCCCGGTCCAGCGCGTTGCGCACGTTGCGCACGAGCTGCGGGTTGACGCCGCGCGGGTCGAAGCGGCCCATCTGCGAGACGATCGAGTGGTCGACCATGGTTTCGGCGGTATCGAGTCGCACGCCGAAAAGCCTGGGGCCGAGCGCACGGGCCACCTCGAGCGAAGTCCGCACGGAATCGTTATCGAAGTCGACCAGGCTGATGACCTTCACGTCTTCCGGCATGTGCTGCGCGAAGGCGGCCGTGGCGCGTGCGGTGTCGCCGCCGTAGCAGGCGATCAGGGCATGCGGCACGGTGCCCACCCCGCTCGAGCCCCACCATGAGGCCT includes:
- a CDS encoding nicotinate phosphoribosyltransferase codes for the protein MRSGYYSDKYFVRAREVLQANGHDRVVSMQVFQKKHAWLGGVDEAIGILQLCLSEGYRWQDLEVLALRDGDRLEPWETVLLITGPYAAFAHLETLYLGVLGRRTKVATNTRKVVEAAWPKTIMFFPARHDHWLVQTGDGYAAHIAGAIGVSTDAQASWWGSSGVGTVPHALIACYGGDTARATAAFAQHMPEDVKVISLVDFDNDSVRTSLEVARALGPRLFGVRLDTAETMVDHSIVSQMGRFDPRGVNPQLVRNVRNALDREGFHHVQIVVSGGFDAEKIRHFEELGVPVDSYGVGSSLFKDRYDFTADVVLVEGRPLGKQGRRYRPNPRLERVS